From the Gramella sp. Hel_I_59 genome, one window contains:
- a CDS encoding TonB-dependent receptor, whose translation MRLLSFLLLVILPFIAFSQEYTLSGRVIDKSSNETLIGVNLIFPDLATGVVTNDYGYYSIKLPAGKHRVILTYIGYANAEDEVNISDDTQQNFQLSEASESLDEVVITNDIEALNIKKPEMSVNRLSIGTIKKIPVVFGEVDVVRSLLLLPGVSNAGEGSSGFNVRGGAVDQNLILLDEATIYNSSHLFGLFSVFNPDAIKDLKLYKGGIPAEYGGRVSSVLDIYQRDGNSREFKMQGGIGAISSRLLAEGPIVKDKGSFLVGARSSYAHLFLKLTDNDNSAYFYDLNTKLSYELDESNKLLLSGYFGRDVFNISQNFENTYGNAVVNLRWNHVFSDNIFTNLSAIYSDYYYGLNLNFVGFNWDSGIRNLNLKYDFNHYISENFELKYGMHNTYYKFNPGEIEPIDETSGINYFKLNDKYALENAFYISAEHKFSEKLSAEYGMRLSNFFRLGQNEFNTYANDEPVAYNPRTGIYSEADILESRDVSRGESLETFTNFEPRLAIAYNFAEDQSVKVSYNRMAQYLHLISNTSSPTPLDVWTPSGPYVKPQLLDQYAVGYFRNFNNGDYSLEIESFYKDIQNRIDYIDGANLIANNAIERVVLNGEARAYGLELLLRKNEGRFTGWLAYTLSRSEQRTPGRNSQEIGINNGDWYKTNFDKPHDVTITGSYDLNENWDLNANFIYQTGLATTFPNAQYEYEDVNIPVYGARNEDRLPSYHRLDLSATYYPKKNKGRKLQSSWNFGIYNVYNRQNAYSITFRENMDTGRNEAVRLTLFGIIPSVTYNFKF comes from the coding sequence TTGCGACTTTTAAGTTTTCTACTACTAGTCATCCTACCTTTCATTGCGTTCTCACAAGAGTATACTTTAAGCGGTAGAGTGATCGACAAAAGCAGTAACGAAACCCTTATCGGGGTTAATCTTATTTTCCCAGATCTAGCAACCGGCGTGGTCACGAATGATTATGGTTATTATTCGATCAAACTTCCAGCTGGTAAGCACAGGGTCATTCTTACCTATATTGGTTACGCGAATGCTGAAGATGAAGTGAACATTTCAGATGATACTCAACAGAACTTTCAACTTTCAGAAGCTTCTGAAAGTCTGGATGAAGTAGTCATAACAAATGATATAGAAGCCCTTAACATTAAAAAACCAGAGATGAGTGTTAACCGACTCTCCATTGGAACTATAAAAAAGATCCCAGTGGTGTTCGGAGAAGTTGATGTAGTAAGAAGTCTATTATTATTACCTGGTGTTTCTAATGCTGGTGAAGGTTCCTCTGGCTTCAATGTGCGTGGAGGCGCAGTAGATCAGAATTTAATTTTGCTGGATGAAGCTACCATTTATAATTCCTCACATTTATTCGGATTATTTTCAGTTTTCAATCCAGATGCAATTAAGGATCTTAAGTTATACAAGGGCGGAATTCCTGCGGAATATGGAGGTCGTGTTTCTTCGGTTCTGGATATTTATCAGCGTGATGGAAATAGCCGGGAATTCAAAATGCAGGGAGGAATTGGTGCGATTTCCAGCCGTCTTCTAGCTGAAGGTCCTATAGTTAAAGATAAAGGAAGTTTTCTAGTTGGTGCAAGAAGTTCTTATGCTCATCTATTTCTGAAGTTAACAGACAATGACAACTCTGCTTATTTCTATGATCTGAACACCAAATTAAGTTATGAACTGGATGAAAGCAATAAGCTGCTTTTAAGTGGTTATTTTGGTCGGGATGTTTTCAATATTAGTCAGAATTTTGAGAATACCTACGGGAATGCAGTAGTCAACCTGAGATGGAACCATGTATTTTCAGATAATATTTTCACAAATCTATCTGCAATTTATAGTGATTACTACTACGGACTAAATCTGAACTTTGTTGGATTTAACTGGGATAGCGGCATTAGAAATCTTAATCTCAAGTATGATTTCAACCATTATATTTCAGAGAATTTCGAGCTGAAGTACGGGATGCATAATACTTATTACAAGTTCAATCCCGGGGAAATAGAACCTATCGATGAAACTTCGGGAATCAATTACTTCAAACTGAATGATAAATATGCTCTTGAAAATGCCTTTTACATTTCAGCTGAACATAAATTTTCAGAAAAGCTTTCCGCAGAATATGGAATGAGGCTGAGTAATTTTTTCAGATTGGGTCAGAATGAATTCAATACATACGCCAATGATGAACCAGTTGCGTACAATCCCAGAACTGGAATTTATAGTGAAGCTGATATTCTTGAAAGCAGAGATGTTTCGCGCGGAGAATCACTTGAAACTTTTACCAATTTTGAACCAAGACTGGCCATCGCCTATAATTTTGCAGAGGACCAGTCTGTAAAAGTTTCTTATAACCGGATGGCTCAGTATTTACATTTAATTTCAAATACCAGCAGTCCCACTCCGTTAGATGTTTGGACTCCTAGTGGCCCTTATGTAAAGCCACAACTACTGGATCAATATGCAGTAGGCTATTTCAGGAATTTTAATAATGGAGATTATAGCCTGGAAATTGAAAGCTTTTATAAGGATATTCAAAACAGAATAGATTACATAGATGGTGCGAATTTAATCGCCAACAATGCTATTGAGCGAGTAGTTCTTAACGGAGAAGCAAGAGCTTACGGACTCGAACTACTGTTACGCAAGAACGAGGGACGATTCACAGGATGGCTGGCTTACACCCTATCGAGATCTGAGCAGAGAACGCCGGGCAGAAACTCTCAGGAAATAGGAATAAATAATGGTGACTGGTATAAGACGAATTTTGATAAGCCACATGACGTAACTATTACCGGTAGCTATGATCTAAACGAGAACTGGGATCTCAATGCTAATTTTATTTACCAGACCGGGCTAGCTACTACATTTCCGAATGCACAGTACGAATATGAAGATGTGAATATTCCTGTTTATGGTGCAAGAAATGAGGATAGACTTCCATCTTATCATCGTTTGGATCTTTCGGCAACCTATTATCCTAAAAAGAATAAGGGTCGAAAATTGCAAAGCTCATGGAATTTCGGAATTTATAATGTGTACAATCGCCAGAACGCTTATTCGATTACGTTCCGTGAAAATATGGATACTGGGAGAAATGAAGCTGTAAGACTAACGCTCTTCGGGATCATCCCATCGGTAACTTATAATTTTAAATTTTAG
- a CDS encoding DUF6095 family protein, translating into MKHTDKKTLSKGVKYLAGSLPLVMIGPSVLYNAFNNQHHPWYIPVLIFGIIATFAAIFLMFKGIMTMVNSFFGKRS; encoded by the coding sequence ATGAAGCATACAGATAAAAAGACCTTATCAAAAGGAGTGAAATATCTCGCAGGGTCCTTACCACTAGTTATGATTGGACCTTCGGTGTTGTATAATGCTTTTAATAACCAGCATCATCCCTGGTATATTCCTGTCCTGATTTTTGGTATCATTGCAACCTTTGCTGCGATCTTTCTAATGTTTAAGGGTATTATGACCATGGTTAATTCTTTCTTCGGAAAACGCTCCTAA
- a CDS encoding multidrug effflux MFS transporter yields the protein MQKISEERDKKQEFIILLVLGTLIALGPFSIDAYLPGFESIARDFNTTISQIGLTLTSYFIGISLGQLGYGPIMDKYGRKRPLLIGLGIYFLAALSCMYSPDLTWLIISRFFLALGAAGGMVAAKAIVRDVFPVNEVAGAISVLMLIMGGAPIIAPTVGSFIIDAMGWEMIFLFLAIFSVLMILSVTKLLPESKTPDRAVNLRPKQVAVNYFKILTHHKFWSFSMAGSFAIGAMFAYISGAPKLFMENFDLTQKEFGILFGINAAGLILGSQINRLFLKKYTPFQITIFNSVILLVLSVLFLLNTIAGFGLVITAVLLFLMLFLLGFQNPNTTALSLEPFEAKAGRASALIGSLKMILGALTSFAISQFHTSSTLPLAIILLVCFAISFALLFQFSSKEKKALKFSEV from the coding sequence ATGCAGAAAATTTCAGAAGAGCGAGACAAAAAACAGGAGTTTATTATACTTCTCGTTTTGGGAACTTTGATCGCTTTAGGCCCTTTCTCTATCGACGCGTACTTACCTGGTTTCGAAAGTATAGCCCGGGATTTTAATACTACGATTAGCCAGATTGGTTTAACACTTACCAGTTACTTTATAGGAATCTCGCTTGGACAATTGGGCTATGGCCCAATAATGGACAAATACGGTAGAAAAAGGCCATTACTTATTGGGCTTGGTATTTATTTTCTAGCAGCATTAAGCTGTATGTATTCACCAGATCTTACCTGGCTCATTATATCCCGATTCTTTCTAGCACTTGGAGCCGCAGGTGGTATGGTAGCAGCGAAAGCCATTGTACGTGATGTTTTCCCGGTAAACGAAGTAGCAGGTGCGATATCTGTGCTTATGTTGATCATGGGCGGTGCCCCAATCATTGCTCCTACGGTAGGAAGTTTTATCATAGATGCGATGGGCTGGGAAATGATCTTTCTATTTTTAGCAATTTTTAGTGTTTTGATGATATTGAGTGTAACAAAACTTCTTCCAGAAAGTAAAACACCAGACAGGGCAGTTAATTTAAGACCAAAACAGGTTGCAGTTAATTACTTTAAAATACTTACTCATCATAAATTCTGGAGCTTTTCAATGGCCGGGAGTTTTGCTATTGGAGCAATGTTCGCATATATTTCAGGAGCTCCAAAACTGTTTATGGAAAATTTTGATCTCACTCAGAAAGAATTTGGAATCCTTTTCGGTATTAATGCGGCAGGTCTTATCCTCGGAAGTCAAATCAACCGACTTTTTCTTAAAAAGTACACTCCATTCCAGATCACGATATTTAATAGTGTGATCCTCTTAGTACTCTCTGTCTTATTTCTGTTAAATACAATAGCAGGATTTGGATTGGTGATCACAGCAGTTCTATTATTCCTTATGCTATTTTTACTGGGTTTTCAAAATCCGAATACTACCGCATTATCCTTAGAACCATTCGAAGCTAAGGCTGGTAGAGCTTCCGCATTAATAGGTAGTTTAAAAATGATCCTGGGTGCATTGACATCTTTCGCTATAAGTCAGTTTCATACTTCAAGTACACTTCCCCTGGCAATCATTCTACTAGTTTGTTTCGCAATCAGTTTCGCACTCTTGTTTCAATTTTCTAGTAAGGAGAAAAAAGCATTGAAGTTCAGTGAAGTATAA
- a CDS encoding DUF4249 domain-containing protein — MRFYKSFLTVIALLGFISCEEVVDIDLEESEPKLVVEASIIWIKGTDGNRQEIRLSTTSPFYEEELRPVTNAIIAVTSENGSRYEFIHDENGIYLNEEFQPILDLEYELELNYNDQVYTATESFESVPGIDYVEQLDGGGFAGDEIEIKAFYTDPANQENYYLFKFTDDDVFLELYEDEFTDGNQIFGYFSNEDIEQGDVISIQMEGISREYYDYMFVLRSQVGTNQGGPFETMPAVVRGNIVNETNQDNFPFGYFRLSESDSITYTVE; from the coding sequence ATGAGATTCTATAAATCCTTTTTGACCGTAATTGCACTTCTGGGGTTCATCTCCTGCGAAGAAGTCGTAGATATCGACCTGGAAGAGTCTGAACCAAAATTAGTGGTGGAAGCTTCTATCATCTGGATTAAAGGAACAGATGGCAATCGTCAGGAAATTAGGTTAAGTACAACGAGTCCTTTCTATGAAGAAGAACTACGGCCAGTGACAAATGCTATAATAGCGGTCACTTCTGAAAATGGTAGTAGATATGAATTTATTCATGATGAGAATGGCATATACTTAAACGAAGAATTTCAACCTATTCTTGATCTGGAATATGAACTCGAATTAAATTATAATGATCAGGTTTATACTGCAACCGAAAGTTTTGAGTCGGTCCCGGGGATAGATTATGTGGAGCAGTTAGATGGTGGTGGCTTTGCTGGGGATGAAATTGAGATAAAGGCGTTTTATACAGATCCGGCTAATCAGGAGAATTACTATTTATTCAAGTTTACAGATGATGACGTCTTTCTGGAATTATATGAAGATGAGTTTACAGATGGTAACCAGATCTTCGGATATTTTTCTAATGAAGATATTGAACAGGGTGATGTAATTTCCATACAAATGGAAGGTATAAGCAGAGAATATTATGATTATATGTTTGTACTGAGATCACAAGTTGGCACGAACCAGGGAGGACCGTTTGAAACAATGCCAGCCGTAGTAAGAGGTAATATTGTAAATGAAACAAACCAGGATAACTTCCCATTTGGTTATTTCAGGCTTTCTGAATCAGATTCAATAACCTATACCGTCGAATAA